DNA from Metabacillus flavus:
TTGCTTCATTTTTTTCCTTCTTGGCTATTTCCTTTTTGCTACACTGGCGGCGTTCCTTGGCTCGCTGGTAAGCAGAATCGAAGACGTTCAGCAGATGATTACCCCGATGATATTCATCGTCGTTGCCGGCTTCATGATTGCGATGTTCAATCTTGGCAACCCGGATAATACGTTTGTTACGGTAACATCCTTTATACCATTTTTCGCTCCGATGATTATGTTCCTAAGGGTAGGGATGCTGGATGTTCCGTTCTGGGAGGTTGGACTGTCAATCTTTATTTTGATTGTTTCCATTTATCTGCTTGCTTATTTCGGTTCGCGTGTATACAAAGGCGGGGTGCTCATGTATGGAAGTTCAAGCTCGCTGAAGGATATAAAGAAAGCGATTAGCCTCGGAAGGGATCACTAAATAGAGAGCCCAGGTGTGAAGTCGGGCTCTTTTTTCTATACGGGATGATAATTAAAAGAACGGTACCGGCAGAAAACTCAAAGGTTACGAAGGGGCTGAAATCTAAAAAAACCTGCTTCATGAAAGCAGGCCTGTGCTTATTTCATTTCATGCACCTGTACAGATTGAACCTTTTTGCTTCCCGTTTTGTAATGAATCACAACAATCACTTGAATTGTTCTCTGTCCTTCTGCAAGTGTCAGATGATACTGTTTCAGCGATTGGTCTTTTTTTGTCTGCTCGAAAATTTGTTTCGCCATAATGACCTGGCTTAACGGATAAACTTTTACCGCTTCTTTTTTCGCTGCAGCCGTGAAATCAGGGGTTTTCGCTGCTTGTGCTGAATAACTGGAAAATGAAACCTTTTCCAGGTTCCAGCCGTATATAATTACAAGGGAAGCAAAAAGGGAAATCCACCACTTTTTCATTTTTATCACCTTCCTGCTGGATAGTCTTCCCTTATATCTGGTTGATATTCTATTAAATTGGAGGATCCGGACATGGAGGTTCGGGCGGTGGATTTTAATCGGAGAATACTAAAAGATTGGGGGAATCGTCATATGGCATGGATAGGTTTGGCTATTATAGCGGGAATAACATTTATCATTTATAAAGCGATTAAGGGAACGAAAAATCATCAGGGAAACAGAAACAGCAGCAGCTCAGGTTTTACCCCGTTTTTTTACTCAGGTGACTCAGGTGACTCGTCATCAGACGGCGGAGGCTTTGACTGCGGCGGGGGCGGAGATGGCGGAGGCGGTGGTGGAGGCGATTGACGCTTCCTCTTTTTATTCCCTTTTTTCAATAGTGTTCTTAAAGGATTTCCAGTACCTCACAGAGAATGACTAAAACAGACAAAAGGGGGACAATCATGCTTTCAGAAGAACAATTGTCAGATATAAAAAAGCTTCAAGCGGTATGTGAAGAAGCGGATGGAATTCAGTTAAAGCTCAACTGGGACATGCTGGAGTACCGGGAAAACGGAGTAAAGCAGGACTTCTTTCATTATGAAACAGATGGATTAGCGGCTTTCATAGGATTATATGGATTCGGCAATAAAGTCGAGGTGTGCGGGATGGTGAATCCAGGGTACCGCCGTAAAGGCCTGTTTTCTGCAATGTTTAAGGAAGCCCTGGAAGAAGCACGAAGTCAGGGATATCACACAATCCTGTTAAATGCGCCTTCTAACTCCAAATCGGCAAAAGGTTTCTTAGATGAGATCCAGGCCCCTTTTGCTTTTTCCGAGCATCAGATGAAATGGATGGGCGGGCCGCTTCCAGTTTCAGAGGACGTCATTCTCCGAACGTCGGAAAAAGAGGATTTTGCACTGGAGGTTCAGCTAGAAGCAGACTGCTTTGGATTCTCGTTTGAAGAAGCAGAAGCGTTCACAAAGCAGAGGAAACAGGAGCAGGACCATGAGTTCTGGATAATTGAGTACAATGGAAAAGCGGTTGGAAAAGTGCGGGTCGCAGGTGAAAAAGGAGAAGCGTGGATTTATGGGTTTGCTGTTTCTCCGGAGCATCAGAAAAAAGGGATTGGCCGAAAAACACTGTTCCGCATCCTGAAAGAGGAAACAGCTAAAGGCAATTCTGTTTTTCTAGAGGTGGAGGCAAAAAACACCCGCGCATTGAAGCTGTATGAATCGTGCGGATTCAGGGCTTATTATGCACAGGATTATTATTTATCGAAATAATCGTAAACGGAACTTCCTTAAGTGGAGGTTCTTTTTACTATTATGTAAGGAAATGTATAAGAACGTGCATTCGCCTTCCTGTGATGATAGAATATATGCAAAGGTCTAAAGAGAGTAGGAATTACCATGCCACCTATTAAATTTATTCATGCCGCTGATTTGCATCTGGATAGTCCATTCGCCGGGCTTAACCATCTGCCTGAATCCATTCTGCACCGGCTGAAGGAAAGCACGTTTGCAAGCTTTTCAAATCTGGTGTCATTCACAATAGAAGAAAAAGCAGATTTCCTTCTTTTAGCCGGAGATTTATTCGATGGAGAAAATCGGAGTTTAAAAGCGCAGCTCAGGCTAAAAAGAGAGTTTGAGAAATTGAACGAGTTTGGAATTCCGGTATATGTTATACACGGTAATCATGACCATTTAGGCGGAAAATGGCTTCAAATAGAGTGGCCCCAAAATGTCCATGTTTTCAGTCATGAACAGGTAGAGTGCCTGCCATTTTATAAAAACAAAGAACTGGCTGCACATCTTTATGGGTACAGCTATCCGGAGCGCTCAGTTACAAAAAACCTTACATCGCACTACATAAAACAGTCTGGGGCACCCTTTAATATCGGACTCCTCCATGGTTCGCTTGAAGGAGGAACGGAGGAGCATGATGTATACAGCCCCTTTACTATCCGTGAACTGGAGTCAGCCGGTTTTGATTACTGGGCACTTGGCCATATCCACAAAAGAGCCATTCTCCCTTCACACGAAACCACAATTGTTTATCCGGGAAACCTTCAGGGCAGACACCGGAAGGAAACGGGAGAAAAAGGGTGCTATACAGTCACAATAAATGAACCAGGTGTGAATACTGCTTTTTCGCCGCTCCATGATGTACTGTGGCTGGAACGTACCATCATTTTAGATGAAACGGAAACAGCGGATCAGCTATTGGAACTCATCAAAACAGAAAAAGAAGCCCTCCGGAAAGAGGGGTGTCCGGTTATCTTAACCATTAACCTGTCAGGAAAAACACAGCTTGCAGCAGATTTAAAGCGGGCCGAAACAGCAATAGACTTGCTTGCTGCGATTAATGAGGGCGAGGAAGATCGCCGCGAATTTGTTTGGACTGGAAAAATAACTGACAATACGGTCATTCATGCGGATAAAGAAAAACTTAAGCAGGATTCCGTTTTTTACAGGGACTTTTTGAACGTTACAGAACAATACGAATCCTTTGCAGAAGCGGCTGCACCTTTGTACGGAAATGCATTGGTTCGAAAATACTTAGAAGCGTTTTCGGAGGAAGAGCAGCAGGAAATGATCCGGGAAGCGGAGTCTCTCGTTTTAGCAGAGCTTTTGAAGGAGGGAGAGCTTCATAAATGAAAATCCGCGAGCTTAGAATTTATGGATATGGCCAGTTTACCAATCGGCACATCGTACTGGAGAATGCTCCGGCTGCTTTGTTTTACGGGCAAAATGAAGCGGGTAAGTCTACGATTATGTCCTTTATACATAGTATTCTTTTCGGGCTGCCTCAAAAACTGCAGACTGACAGCAAATACGAACCGAAAGATGGGCAGGTTTTCGGCGGGGCTATTATCGCTGAAGTGAGCGGTTCAGGCCTTGTGAAAATAGAACGTGTCCGCGGCCGCTCAGGAGGAGAGGCAAGAATTGATCTCCCGGACGGCAAGACAGCGGGTGAAGCCTTGCTGCGCGAGTGGACAGGGGGGATGGATAAAGCGTTCTTCCAATCTGTTTTTTCATTTGATCTGCATGGCCTTCAGCAAATTGAACGGCTCAACGAAGAGGAGATAGGCAAATTCCTTTATGTAACGAGCATGGTAGGGACAGATGCTATTTACAAGCTTGAGCAGAGGCTCGGCAAAGAACAGGATCGGTTATTCAAGCCCAATGGCAAGAAGCCTGTTCTAAATGAGAAGCTGGCAAAAGTGAAGAAAACGGCAGACGCAGTAAAAGCAGCTGCTCAGGCAGCCAGTGAATATCAGCCTTTGATAAAGCAGAAGGAAGATGCCGAGAAGGAAGTTCTTCAGCTGGAGTTTGATTTAAGAGAAGGCAGAAAAAAGCATTCTTATTTAAGCAGAGCAGTTTCTTATTTGCCGCTACTAAGGGATCAGAAAGTTTTAGGGGAAGAGCTTGAATCTTTGCCGGACACGAGCCGCTTTCCGGCAGATGGGATGAATAGACTTGAAAAACTATTAACAGAGATTGAACCCCTTAAAGCCCAAACTGAACGATTGAGGGAACAAATTCAGCAGCTGAAGGAAAAATCCGAAGCTTTTAAAGCGAATGGGAACATTCTTGAAAAAGAAGCACATATAGTTGAATTGAAAGAGCAGTCGGGCAGGTATCAGGCTCTGATAGACGAGCGTTCAGCACTGGAATCAGCCATTCAGGTTTTGGATGAGGAGCTGGCTGTTCTCGCAGGGCAAGTGTATGAAAACCCTCCAAGTCAGGAAGAAATATGCCGAATTGATACGACGATAAAAATGAAATCCGCCATAGCTGATTTAACGGAAGAAGCCAAAACTTTGTCCATGCAAAAAAAACAGCTGGATGAGCAGTTTGACCGGGCTAAAGAGGCGCTTGATATAAGTGAAAACCGCCATGCTTCCCTTTTAGAAAAAGGGATGGATCAGGATGAGCGGACTGCTTTGGAACAGGAGCTTTCTAATTTAGAAAAGGCGGATAACCACCAGCAGACCGGGCAGCTCAAAAAGGAACTTGAGAATATGAAGCTGGAGCTTGAAAACCAGCGGAAACGATCAGATAATAGCAAAAAACGAAGCTCTGCAAGCCTGATGTTCGTTTTACTTATTGCGGCTGCCGGCTGTATATGGTCGGTTATCCAGCAGCAATGGGTATTGGGAGGCCTTCTTTTTACAGGTTTGGCTGCTGGAGTGCTTTTTTTCCGAAGCTTACAAACTGACAGAGATCCGCTTCTTGAGCATTTGCGGAAAAGAAAGCGGGATTTGGAGCAGGAGCTGCAGGAACAAACAGATCCATCCCCTATTGTTTTACAGCGGCTGGAAGAGCTTAGGGGCATTCTGTGGAAGGATGAGCAAATAAAGCAAATGGCGGAGCTTGAGAAACTTAGAACAGAGCAGGAGACAAGAGTCTGTGACCGGGTCATTGCAAAGTACGAAGAATGGGAAAAGGAGCGTTTTCAGCTTGATCATAAGGTGAAGCCGGTTCTAAAAGCATTCTATTTACCTGAAACAGCCCCAGCTTCTTCTCTGGCGGAGTCACTTGCCATTCTTGAAAAATACAAAGAGAAGATATCAGAAAAACGCAGGAAAGAGGAACATAAACAATCAGGTTTATCGGATACCGCACAGTATGAGCAAAAAGCAGCCAGTTCCCTCAATCTTGCTGGAGCTTCCGGCAATGGCCTTCTCATACAGATCGATGAGCTCTATTCTGATCTAATACAGGAGAGAGAGAAAGCAAGAAAGCTTGAGGATCTGGATCTTCGCTTAAATGAGCTATCAGGAGAGTATGAAGAAAGGCTTCTGCTTCTCAATAATAAGAACGAAGCTTACCGAAAGCTTTTAGAAATGGCTTCTGCTTCAGATGAAGAAGCATTCAGAAGCATAGCTATTCAGCATGGGAAACGGGAAGAAATCAAAAAGCAATTAACGTGGACCTCCAGACAGCTTCAGACAAGTAACATCACTCAAAGTCTGGCAGAGGACTGGACCACGCTTGAAGACGAACTGGCTAAAGTCACGCTGCATATCGAAGAGCTGGAAAAACAGCTGAAATCCCGGCAGGAACAGGTGTCTTTTTTACAGGCAAAGCTTGAGGCACTGGAAGCAGATGGAAGCTATTCGGACCATTTGCAT
Protein-coding regions in this window:
- a CDS encoding ATP-binding protein — encoded protein: MKIRELRIYGYGQFTNRHIVLENAPAALFYGQNEAGKSTIMSFIHSILFGLPQKLQTDSKYEPKDGQVFGGAIIAEVSGSGLVKIERVRGRSGGEARIDLPDGKTAGEALLREWTGGMDKAFFQSVFSFDLHGLQQIERLNEEEIGKFLYVTSMVGTDAIYKLEQRLGKEQDRLFKPNGKKPVLNEKLAKVKKTADAVKAAAQAASEYQPLIKQKEDAEKEVLQLEFDLREGRKKHSYLSRAVSYLPLLRDQKVLGEELESLPDTSRFPADGMNRLEKLLTEIEPLKAQTERLREQIQQLKEKSEAFKANGNILEKEAHIVELKEQSGRYQALIDERSALESAIQVLDEELAVLAGQVYENPPSQEEICRIDTTIKMKSAIADLTEEAKTLSMQKKQLDEQFDRAKEALDISENRHASLLEKGMDQDERTALEQELSNLEKADNHQQTGQLKKELENMKLELENQRKRSDNSKKRSSASLMFVLLIAAAGCIWSVIQQQWVLGGLLFTGLAAGVLFFRSLQTDRDPLLEHLRKRKRDLEQELQEQTDPSPIVLQRLEELRGILWKDEQIKQMAELEKLRTEQETRVCDRVIAKYEEWEKERFQLDHKVKPVLKAFYLPETAPASSLAESLAILEKYKEKISEKRRKEEHKQSGLSDTAQYEQKAASSLNLAGASGNGLLIQIDELYSDLIQEREKARKLEDLDLRLNELSGEYEERLLLLNNKNEAYRKLLEMASASDEEAFRSIAIQHGKREEIKKQLTWTSRQLQTSNITQSLAEDWTTLEDELAKVTLHIEELEKQLKSRQEQVSFLQAKLEALEADGSYSDHLHLHELQKEEARRTAREWMIHTLARDFLLRTIDYHRTVRMPKLLEKTVHFFTSITDGRYVNVYLPDHEQTFIAERADGQRFNAGELSQATSEQLYLSLRLALISSLNESLNMPVLIDDGFVHFDAKRTDKMLGILRDISVEQQVLMFTCQTQLANQFLGPVTVLERQGLLGERKETV
- a CDS encoding DUF3889 domain-containing protein — translated: MKKWWISLFASLVIIYGWNLEKVSFSSYSAQAAKTPDFTAAAKKEAVKVYPLSQVIMAKQIFEQTKKDQSLKQYHLTLAEGQRTIQVIVVIHYKTGSKKVQSVQVHEMK
- a CDS encoding GNAT family N-acetyltransferase gives rise to the protein MLSEEQLSDIKKLQAVCEEADGIQLKLNWDMLEYRENGVKQDFFHYETDGLAAFIGLYGFGNKVEVCGMVNPGYRRKGLFSAMFKEALEEARSQGYHTILLNAPSNSKSAKGFLDEIQAPFAFSEHQMKWMGGPLPVSEDVILRTSEKEDFALEVQLEADCFGFSFEEAEAFTKQRKQEQDHEFWIIEYNGKAVGKVRVAGEKGEAWIYGFAVSPEHQKKGIGRKTLFRILKEETAKGNSVFLEVEAKNTRALKLYESCGFRAYYAQDYYLSK
- a CDS encoding metallophosphoesterase family protein; amino-acid sequence: MPPIKFIHAADLHLDSPFAGLNHLPESILHRLKESTFASFSNLVSFTIEEKADFLLLAGDLFDGENRSLKAQLRLKREFEKLNEFGIPVYVIHGNHDHLGGKWLQIEWPQNVHVFSHEQVECLPFYKNKELAAHLYGYSYPERSVTKNLTSHYIKQSGAPFNIGLLHGSLEGGTEEHDVYSPFTIRELESAGFDYWALGHIHKRAILPSHETTIVYPGNLQGRHRKETGEKGCYTVTINEPGVNTAFSPLHDVLWLERTIILDETETADQLLELIKTEKEALRKEGCPVILTINLSGKTQLAADLKRAETAIDLLAAINEGEEDRREFVWTGKITDNTVIHADKEKLKQDSVFYRDFLNVTEQYESFAEAAAPLYGNALVRKYLEAFSEEEQQEMIREAESLVLAELLKEGELHK